A part of Gemmatimonas groenlandica genomic DNA contains:
- a CDS encoding DUF2156 domain-containing protein, whose protein sequence is MPTSPASDSGIASDVASARDDDRALVLIQRYGRTATAFRALGAGLEHWFLTDARGDRGLVAYYRTPGAMVSAGEPVAAPHEAIAVAEAFVAFAASQRCRASFFATEGILASSPRFRRVMLGEQPVWNPQSWADHVAHHRSLREQLRRAKAKGVTVQRLDAAMMREPMRRARLERLIDRWFAARPMPRMGFLVTVDPFAWLSQRQSFVAMRDGVPVALLSIVPVPARAGWLFEHLLRDPDAPNGTAELLVHHAMLQLAADGVSWVTLGLAPLAGPVSGWLRTARSWSRPLFNFDGLAAFKRKLRPQGWEPIYLAYPRERSSARAMLDGLRAFAGGSLWQFGVHTLIRGPAVLLRALEWMLITWTVLLALAPTFPWFPSGAVQSAWVVFDALLLLGLRALRARTSGARARRTASRWSRALATVVSADAVLTSAQALWWNSGSNRGAPEWAVVLLACLGPWLASVVLWGASRRMNTLQSSPISDRR, encoded by the coding sequence GTGCCCACCTCCCCCGCCTCCGATTCCGGCATCGCCTCCGACGTCGCGTCTGCACGCGACGATGACCGTGCGCTCGTGCTGATCCAGCGCTACGGGCGCACGGCGACGGCGTTCCGCGCGCTCGGGGCGGGACTCGAGCATTGGTTTCTGACGGACGCGCGGGGCGATCGCGGACTAGTGGCCTACTACCGGACACCGGGCGCGATGGTCTCGGCCGGCGAGCCGGTGGCTGCCCCGCACGAGGCGATCGCGGTGGCCGAAGCTTTTGTGGCGTTCGCGGCGTCGCAGCGTTGCCGCGCGAGCTTTTTCGCGACCGAAGGCATTCTCGCGTCATCGCCGCGATTCCGGCGCGTCATGTTGGGCGAGCAGCCGGTATGGAATCCGCAATCGTGGGCCGATCACGTTGCGCATCACCGCTCGCTGCGCGAGCAATTGCGCCGCGCGAAAGCGAAGGGCGTCACCGTGCAGCGGCTCGATGCTGCGATGATGCGCGAGCCGATGCGCCGCGCGAGGTTGGAGCGGCTGATTGACCGGTGGTTCGCCGCGCGGCCGATGCCACGCATGGGGTTTCTGGTGACGGTCGACCCCTTTGCGTGGCTGTCGCAGCGGCAATCGTTTGTCGCGATGCGCGACGGCGTCCCAGTGGCCCTGTTATCGATCGTGCCGGTGCCGGCACGTGCGGGATGGCTGTTCGAGCACCTGCTGCGTGACCCCGATGCACCGAACGGCACGGCCGAGCTGCTGGTGCATCATGCCATGCTCCAGTTGGCGGCGGATGGTGTGTCGTGGGTCACCCTCGGACTCGCGCCGCTCGCCGGACCGGTAAGCGGCTGGCTGCGCACCGCGCGCAGTTGGTCACGACCGCTGTTCAACTTCGACGGCCTCGCAGCGTTCAAGCGCAAGCTGCGCCCGCAGGGGTGGGAACCGATCTATCTGGCCTACCCCCGCGAGCGATCGAGCGCCCGTGCGATGCTCGACGGGCTGCGGGCGTTCGCGGGAGGGTCACTGTGGCAATTCGGCGTGCATACGCTCATCCGCGGGCCAGCAGTACTGCTGCGGGCATTGGAGTGGATGTTGATCACGTGGACGGTACTGCTGGCGCTGGCACCTACGTTTCCGTGGTTTCCGTCGGGCGCGGTGCAGAGTGCCTGGGTGGTGTTCGACGCGCTGCTGCTCCTCGGACTTCGCGCGCTGCGCGCGCGAACATCCGGTGCACGCGCGCGACGCACGGCGTCGCGCTGGAGTCGCGCGCTGGCGACCGTGGTCTCGGCCGACGCCGTACTGACCAGCGCACAAGCCTTGTGGTGGAACAGCGGGTCGAATCGCGGCGCTCCGGAGTGGGCCGTCGTGCTGCTGGCGTGTCTCGGGCCGTGGCTGGCATCGGTCGTCCTCTGGGGTGCCTCGCGACGGATGAACACGCTGCAGTCATCGCCCATCTCCGATCGGCGTTAG
- a CDS encoding TIGR00730 family Rossman fold protein codes for MSTVPHDSATAFRPVPVASPMQRVAVYCASNDGARPEYLECARALGTVIAQQGLTVVYGGGRVGLMGALADAAIAAGGEVIGVMPHGLVQREVAHHGLTALRVVDSMHERKAMIAELADAFITLPGGLGTLEEFFETWTWAQLGVHQKPIGLFDVSGYWAPLLALLEHVDAEGFLRGNPREWLVVSDDASSMLARLQAFQAPTVRRWIRLGET; via the coding sequence ATGAGCACTGTACCCCACGATTCCGCCACGGCGTTCAGACCCGTTCCGGTCGCCAGTCCCATGCAGCGCGTGGCGGTGTACTGCGCATCGAACGACGGTGCGCGTCCGGAGTACTTGGAGTGTGCAAGGGCCCTCGGCACGGTCATCGCTCAGCAAGGCCTGACCGTGGTCTACGGTGGCGGTCGGGTCGGACTCATGGGAGCACTAGCCGACGCCGCGATAGCGGCCGGCGGTGAGGTCATCGGTGTGATGCCACATGGTCTGGTGCAGCGGGAAGTTGCGCATCACGGATTGACCGCGTTGCGCGTCGTGGACTCGATGCACGAGCGCAAGGCGATGATCGCTGAGCTCGCCGATGCTTTTATTACGCTGCCGGGCGGACTGGGAACGCTCGAGGAGTTCTTCGAGACCTGGACTTGGGCGCAGCTCGGTGTGCACCAGAAGCCGATCGGCCTCTTCGATGTATCGGGTTATTGGGCGCCGCTGCTCGCACTGCTGGAGCACGTCGATGCGGAGGGATTTCTGCGCGGAAATCCACGGGAGTGGTTGGTGGTCAGTGATGATGCCTCGTCGATGCTGGCCCGATTACAGGCCTTTCAAGCACCGACCGTGCGTCGCTGGATTCGACTCGGCGAAACCTGA